Proteins encoded together in one Salarchaeum sp. JOR-1 window:
- a CDS encoding phosphatase PAP2 family protein, with product MLALSPVDEYMLAVTAATVLGLLASAAVFLPRSPAWYVREFLRTDWKYLGAAWLVAENLPSLAEANNVEQTFTDAVYAVEGGTVAAVQSVASPPLTWAFVAFYLVVFPVLVPLTYFALKSYASELDARRYAVSYVLVVLLATPFFVRTPVSIPALYPPAGVDPLVFVTPEVEAGMLATDSMLKAFPSLHTGLSVLAALYARKTIRLYALSAGVSAAVIVVSTFYLGMHWLVDAAAAIVLAGLAYALAHRIPPEAVLPFPGYRRLAGRLRD from the coding sequence ATGCTCGCACTCTCGCCCGTTGACGAGTACATGCTCGCCGTCACCGCCGCGACCGTCCTCGGCCTCCTCGCGTCCGCGGCCGTCTTCCTCCCCCGGTCGCCCGCGTGGTACGTTCGCGAGTTCCTCCGAACGGACTGGAAGTACCTCGGCGCCGCGTGGCTGGTCGCCGAGAACCTCCCGTCGCTCGCGGAGGCGAACAACGTCGAGCAGACGTTCACGGACGCCGTGTACGCCGTCGAGGGCGGAACCGTCGCCGCCGTCCAGTCTGTCGCCAGCCCCCCGCTCACGTGGGCGTTCGTGGCGTTCTACCTCGTCGTCTTCCCCGTGCTCGTTCCGCTCACGTACTTCGCGCTGAAGTCGTACGCGTCTGAACTGGACGCTCGGCGGTACGCCGTCTCCTACGTCCTCGTCGTCCTGCTCGCGACTCCCTTCTTCGTCCGGACGCCGGTCTCCATCCCCGCGCTCTACCCGCCCGCTGGCGTCGACCCGCTCGTGTTCGTCACGCCCGAAGTCGAGGCGGGGATGCTCGCGACGGACTCGATGCTGAAGGCGTTCCCGAGCCTCCACACCGGCCTCTCCGTGCTCGCGGCGCTGTACGCGCGGAAGACGATCCGGCTGTACGCGCTCTCCGCGGGCGTTTCCGCCGCCGTCATCGTCGTCTCGACGTTCTACCTCGGGATGCACTGGCTCGTGGACGCCGCCGCGGCCATCGTCCTCGCCGGTCTCGCGTACGCGCTCGCGCATCGCATCCCGCCGGAAGCGGTGCTTCCCTTCCCCGGGTATCGACGGCTCGCCGGCCGGCTCCGCGATTAG
- a CDS encoding heme ABC transporter ATP-binding protein, whose translation MKLDIRNLEQSFGSLRVLDGVSATVEEGSLVGLVGPNGAGKTTLLRTITGGLSPDAGTVSAGDAAVHDLSSRAASRRIAVVPQETTISFDFTVRDVVEMGRHPHQARFGADPDPDIVTEAMERTEVAQFAERSITAVSGGERKRVLLARALAQDAPILLLDEPTAGLDVNHQIRTLDLVRDLVSEGRTALAAIHDLDLAARYCDALLVLSDGGVLAYGPPDQVLTTSTLREAFDARTAVSENPVTGSPAVTPLSERVDDRPETVHVLGGGGTAAPLVRRLADGGFRVTVGPVVAGDADHRAARALAADCVTAEPFAGVDGETFDAARALVADADTTVVASDALALGRNRELLTGRVLVAGDQTALDAPHAPAERVAAAVHEGEPSRPGAAGASTD comes from the coding sequence GTGAAACTCGACATCCGGAACCTCGAACAGTCGTTCGGCAGCCTCCGCGTGCTCGACGGCGTGAGCGCCACCGTCGAGGAGGGGTCGCTCGTCGGCCTCGTCGGCCCGAACGGCGCGGGGAAGACCACGCTCCTCCGCACCATCACGGGCGGGCTGAGTCCCGACGCCGGAACCGTGTCCGCGGGCGACGCCGCCGTCCACGACCTCTCCTCGCGGGCGGCGAGCAGGCGCATCGCCGTCGTCCCCCAGGAGACCACCATCTCCTTCGACTTCACCGTCCGCGACGTGGTGGAGATGGGGCGCCACCCCCATCAGGCGCGCTTCGGCGCCGACCCGGATCCGGACATCGTGACCGAGGCGATGGAGCGAACCGAGGTCGCGCAGTTCGCGGAGCGCTCCATCACCGCGGTGAGCGGCGGGGAGCGAAAGCGCGTGCTCCTCGCCCGCGCGCTCGCGCAGGACGCCCCGATACTCCTCTTGGACGAGCCGACAGCGGGCCTCGACGTGAACCACCAGATCCGGACGCTCGACCTCGTCCGCGACCTCGTCTCCGAGGGCCGCACCGCGCTCGCCGCCATCCACGACCTCGACCTCGCCGCGCGCTACTGCGACGCCCTGCTCGTGCTCTCCGACGGCGGCGTGCTCGCGTACGGCCCGCCCGACCAGGTGTTGACGACGAGCACGCTCCGGGAGGCGTTCGACGCCCGCACTGCGGTGAGCGAGAACCCCGTCACGGGGTCGCCGGCGGTGACGCCGCTCTCCGAGCGGGTGGACGACCGCCCCGAGACCGTGCACGTGCTCGGCGGCGGCGGAACCGCGGCGCCGCTCGTCCGACGGCTCGCGGACGGCGGGTTCCGGGTGACGGTCGGACCCGTCGTCGCGGGCGACGCCGACCATCGGGCGGCGCGCGCGCTCGCCGCCGACTGCGTGACCGCCGAACCGTTCGCGGGCGTGGACGGCGAGACGTTCGACGCCGCCCGGGCGCTCGTCGCGGACGCCGACACGACCGTCGTCGCGAGCGACGCGCTCGCCCTCGGGCGGAACCGCGAACTCCTGACTGGCCGCGTGCTCGTCGCGGGCGACCAGACGGCGCTCGACGCGCCGCACGCCCCCGCGGAGCGGGTTGCGGCCGCCGTGCACGAGGGCGAACCCAGCCGGCCCGGCGCCGCCGGCGCCAGCACGGACTAA
- the btuC gene encoding vitamin B12 ABC transporter permease BtuC: protein MPAARVRVVSATLALAALTVASVVASATLGPISIPPAEVAQAILNAVVVPAGVSTSAAFPYLDVAWAHVFRFDVPAPYPFVVVNLRLPRIVLGAAVGFALAVAGTVMQGFFRNPMADPSIIGVSSGAAAAAVALIVLPVTVPGGIPAAAFVGALAAAFFVYLIATQNGHTPVATLLLAGVAVQTFLGSVVSLLMVRSDQHSLQRAIHWLMGSLADTDWAEVQLVLPIALLGGLVLYGYSRELNLLLLSEEDAHALGVEVERTKRLLLAVASVVTGAAVMYAGVIGFVGLIVPHVLRLVVGPDHRILLPTSAFAGATFLVLADTLARVGVDGLPLGALGVTGVFGGGLPVGVITSFLGAPFFLYLLRKREVHDL from the coding sequence ATGCCCGCCGCCCGCGTCAGAGTCGTCTCTGCCACGCTCGCCCTCGCCGCCCTCACAGTGGCGAGCGTCGTCGCGAGCGCGACCCTCGGCCCCATCTCCATCCCGCCCGCCGAGGTCGCACAGGCGATTCTGAACGCGGTCGTCGTCCCCGCCGGCGTCTCTACCTCCGCCGCCTTCCCCTACCTCGACGTCGCGTGGGCGCACGTCTTCCGCTTCGACGTGCCCGCGCCCTACCCGTTCGTCGTCGTGAACCTCCGCCTCCCCCGCATCGTCCTCGGCGCGGCGGTCGGGTTCGCGCTCGCCGTCGCCGGCACCGTCATGCAGGGGTTCTTCCGGAACCCCATGGCCGACCCGTCCATCATCGGCGTCTCCTCCGGCGCGGCCGCCGCCGCCGTCGCCCTCATCGTCCTCCCCGTCACCGTCCCCGGCGGCATCCCCGCCGCGGCGTTCGTCGGCGCGCTCGCCGCCGCGTTCTTCGTCTACCTCATCGCCACCCAGAACGGCCACACGCCCGTCGCCACGCTGCTCCTCGCCGGCGTCGCCGTCCAGACCTTCCTCGGCTCCGTCGTGAGCCTCCTGATGGTGCGCTCCGACCAGCACAGCCTCCAGCGCGCCATCCACTGGCTGATGGGCAGCCTCGCCGACACCGACTGGGCGGAAGTCCAGCTCGTCCTCCCCATCGCCCTGCTCGGCGGCCTCGTCCTCTACGGGTACAGCCGCGAACTCAACCTCCTCCTCCTCAGCGAGGAGGACGCGCACGCCCTCGGCGTGGAGGTCGAACGCACCAAGCGCCTCCTGCTCGCCGTCGCCAGCGTCGTCACCGGCGCGGCCGTGATGTACGCCGGCGTCATCGGCTTTGTAGGACTTATCGTCCCGCACGTCCTCCGCCTCGTCGTCGGCCCCGACCACCGCATCCTGCTCCCGACGAGCGCGTTCGCCGGCGCGACCTTCCTCGTGCTCGCGGACACCCTCGCGCGGGTCGGCGTGGACGGCCTCCCGCTCGGCGCGCTCGGCGTCACCGGCGTGTTCGGCGGCGGCCTCCCCGTCGGCGTCATCACCTCCTTCCTCGGCGCGCCCTTTTTCCTCTACCTCCTCCGGAAACGCGAGGTGCACGACCTGTGA
- a CDS encoding PGF-CTERM-anchored ABC transporter substrate-binding protein, translating to MHRRLVTVLMVALLATAGVPALGGTVAAQDDAGTATCSYPFTATDATGTEVTVSDEPERVVVVGASGTQTMWEIGAQDKVVGIWKSPSTTYLDGAANVTGVATQFGYANVEEVLAQNPDLVLLANIQKNSTAEKLRQNGTTVFKFHAASSIQDVYEKTRLTGKLVGNCEGAEETVTWMQNQVQKVQAATANVEDESMLYPMSASYSPGANTFITDIMRTAGAHNVVLDGDFGGGYVQLSGEFVVQQNPEWLLASYTPALVNGTPSGTEALESVATDALKQTQAYQNGNIVVVNSNYLSQPAPRLVYPLLNITKALHPDAWAAVNATTTTTTTSASGTTTTTTTAATTTSAEGSTPGFGVLAALAALAGALVVARRR from the coding sequence GTGCACAGACGCCTCGTCACCGTACTGATGGTCGCACTGCTCGCAACCGCGGGCGTTCCGGCCCTCGGCGGCACTGTCGCCGCCCAGGACGACGCCGGAACCGCCACGTGTAGCTATCCGTTCACCGCGACGGACGCCACCGGAACCGAAGTCACCGTCTCCGACGAACCCGAACGCGTCGTCGTCGTCGGCGCCAGCGGCACCCAGACGATGTGGGAGATCGGCGCACAGGACAAGGTCGTCGGCATCTGGAAGAGCCCCTCCACGACGTATCTCGACGGCGCGGCGAACGTCACCGGCGTCGCGACCCAGTTCGGGTACGCGAACGTCGAGGAAGTGCTCGCGCAGAACCCCGACCTCGTCCTGCTCGCGAACATCCAGAAGAACTCCACCGCGGAGAAACTCCGGCAGAACGGCACGACCGTCTTCAAGTTCCACGCCGCATCGAGCATTCAGGACGTCTACGAGAAAACCCGGCTCACCGGCAAACTCGTGGGGAACTGCGAGGGCGCCGAGGAGACGGTGACGTGGATGCAGAATCAGGTGCAGAAGGTGCAGGCCGCGACCGCGAACGTCGAGGACGAATCGATGCTGTACCCGATGAGCGCCAGTTACTCGCCCGGCGCGAACACGTTCATCACGGACATCATGCGCACGGCCGGCGCACACAACGTCGTACTCGACGGCGACTTCGGGGGCGGCTACGTCCAGCTATCTGGCGAGTTCGTCGTCCAGCAGAACCCCGAGTGGCTGCTCGCGAGCTACACGCCCGCGCTCGTGAACGGGACGCCGTCGGGAACCGAAGCGCTCGAATCCGTCGCGACGGACGCACTCAAGCAGACGCAGGCCTACCAGAACGGGAACATCGTCGTCGTGAACTCGAACTACCTCAGCCAGCCCGCGCCCCGCCTCGTCTACCCCCTCCTGAACATCACGAAAGCCCTCCACCCCGACGCGTGGGCGGCCGTGAACGCCACGACGACCACCACCACGACGAGTGCGTCCGGTACGACCACCACGACAACGACCGCCGCGACCACCACGAGCGCCGAGGGTAGCACCCCCGGATTCGGCGTGCTCGCCGCGCTCGCCGCGCTCGCCGGCGCGCTCGTCGTCGCGCGGCGTCGCTAG
- the srp19 gene encoding signal recognition particle subunit SRP19 produces MVENVIYPAYLDSECSRTEGRRVPESLAVADPTVDEIAKAVGQVGYDAVIERDKSYSRESWRERGRVLVENADDAGKSDLLQAVGAYVTALRE; encoded by the coding sequence ATGGTCGAGAACGTCATCTATCCCGCCTACCTCGACAGCGAGTGCTCGCGGACGGAGGGGCGGCGGGTGCCCGAGAGCCTCGCGGTCGCGGATCCGACCGTAGACGAGATAGCGAAAGCGGTCGGACAGGTCGGGTACGACGCCGTCATCGAACGCGACAAATCGTACAGCCGGGAGAGCTGGCGCGAGCGCGGCCGCGTGCTCGTCGAGAACGCCGACGACGCCGGGAAGTCCGACCTCCTGCAGGCCGTCGGCGCGTACGTCACGGCCCTCCGCGAGTAA
- a CDS encoding Gar1/Naf1 family protein yields MRRAGTVARTAQGLAIVRCEDETHPDIGAAVVDSSLDDVGRVVDVFGPTSRPYLAVTPENGVHLPAILGETLYLR; encoded by the coding sequence ATGCGGCGCGCAGGCACCGTCGCCCGAACCGCGCAAGGCCTCGCCATCGTCCGCTGCGAGGACGAGACCCATCCCGACATCGGCGCGGCCGTCGTCGATTCCTCGCTGGACGACGTCGGCCGCGTCGTGGACGTGTTCGGCCCCACCAGTCGTCCCTACCTCGCGGTCACCCCCGAGAACGGCGTGCACCTCCCCGCGATCCTCGGGGAGACGCTCTACTTGCGATAA
- a CDS encoding presenilin family intramembrane aspartyl protease PSH, with protein MKQRTRALLAGAATVLLFFLVQVGALALVEPFERYQTIEDPTNPLNSVLYIALLLVATAVMLGVIKYGKEQAIRYVIIATGAVVTYYVFSVVGGPVVGGGAAVLVVLGLLVHPEWYVIDAAGVVMGMGAAALFGVSFGVLPALILLVGLAVYDAISVYRTKHMLTLAEGVMDLNVPILFVVPTRLDYSFRDDSTPGAAGDDDGERDALFIGLGDAVMPTILVASAAFFLDADAILGVPIPALTAAAGTLAGLVALLNEVMKGEAHAGLPLLNGGAILGYLVGALFAGVPLDVALGIADYL; from the coding sequence ATGAAGCAGCGCACGCGTGCCCTCCTCGCGGGTGCAGCCACCGTCCTCCTCTTCTTCCTCGTGCAGGTCGGTGCGCTCGCGCTCGTCGAACCGTTCGAACGCTATCAGACCATCGAGGATCCCACCAACCCCCTCAACAGCGTCCTCTACATCGCATTGCTGCTCGTCGCGACCGCCGTGATGCTCGGCGTCATCAAGTACGGCAAAGAGCAGGCCATCCGGTACGTCATCATCGCCACCGGTGCGGTCGTCACCTACTATGTGTTCAGCGTCGTCGGCGGGCCGGTCGTCGGCGGCGGCGCGGCCGTGCTCGTCGTGCTCGGTCTGCTCGTCCACCCCGAGTGGTACGTCATCGACGCCGCCGGCGTCGTGATGGGTATGGGCGCCGCCGCGCTCTTCGGCGTGAGCTTCGGCGTGCTCCCCGCGCTGATACTGCTCGTCGGCCTCGCCGTCTACGACGCCATCAGCGTCTACCGCACCAAGCACATGCTCACGCTCGCGGAGGGCGTGATGGATCTCAACGTCCCCATACTCTTCGTCGTCCCCACTCGGCTCGACTACTCCTTCCGCGACGACAGCACGCCCGGCGCCGCCGGCGACGACGACGGCGAGCGAGACGCGCTCTTCATCGGACTGGGCGACGCCGTCATGCCCACCATCCTCGTCGCGAGCGCGGCGTTCTTCCTCGACGCCGACGCCATCCTCGGCGTCCCCATCCCCGCGCTCACCGCCGCAGCCGGCACGCTCGCCGGCCTCGTCGCCCTCCTCAACGAAGTCATGAAGGGCGAAGCGCACGCCGGCCTCCCCCTGCTCAACGGCGGCGCCATCCTCGGGTACCTCGTCGGCGCGCTGTTCGCCGGCGTCCCCCTCGACGTGGCGCTCGGCATCGCCGACTACCTCTAG
- a CDS encoding glycine zipper 2TM domain-containing protein has translation MKSRLIRAANRAKYAAIGAAIGAAAGGLFGRNTASTGGAIGGLVGAIVGEKSVGVKERVDRVRRRSEE, from the coding sequence ATGAAGTCCCGACTCATCAGGGCCGCGAATCGCGCGAAGTACGCAGCCATCGGCGCAGCCATCGGTGCCGCGGCCGGCGGCCTCTTCGGCCGGAACACCGCGAGCACGGGCGGCGCGATCGGCGGCCTCGTGGGCGCTATCGTCGGCGAGAAGAGCGTCGGCGTGAAGGAGCGCGTCGACCGCGTCCGCCGCCGCAGCGAAGAGTGA
- a CDS encoding ornithine cyclodeaminase family protein: MTDARYLASDDVSDLATPADYVEAVRDAYRQRGEGAPAEPRTKLVNDDPPGMFTSYAAILPDTGAMGGYMYSAGFGGRDAWFMTPLFDADSGEPLALIDGASMNPFKTGAAGAVGVDALARHDATSVAVIGSGAQARGQLRCTAEVRDLETVWVYSPTKGHRESFAGEMNTALDASVAAVASPDAAIEDADIVITATNASEPVFDGDHLEPGTHVTAMGQYNPEKRELDATTIERSIYVPDLRARATTDAGSFLHALDEGVVTEDHIHAELGDVLVGEAAGRTSDDDITVFDSGGTGIETAAAAYLLYERAEEAGRGTTIDISPASEALTGE; encoded by the coding sequence GTGACTGACGCACGCTACCTCGCGAGCGACGACGTCTCCGACCTCGCGACACCCGCAGACTACGTCGAGGCCGTGCGGGACGCCTACCGCCAGCGCGGCGAGGGCGCGCCCGCCGAACCGCGCACGAAGCTCGTGAACGACGACCCGCCCGGAATGTTCACGTCGTACGCCGCGATCCTCCCGGACACGGGCGCGATGGGCGGCTACATGTACAGCGCGGGGTTCGGCGGGCGCGACGCGTGGTTCATGACGCCGCTGTTCGACGCGGACTCCGGCGAACCGCTCGCGCTCATCGACGGCGCGAGCATGAACCCGTTCAAGACCGGCGCGGCGGGCGCAGTGGGCGTGGACGCCCTCGCGCGCCACGACGCCACCTCCGTGGCCGTCATCGGAAGCGGCGCGCAAGCGAGAGGCCAGTTGCGCTGCACGGCGGAGGTCCGCGACCTCGAAACCGTCTGGGTGTACTCCCCGACAAAAGGCCATCGAGAGTCGTTCGCGGGCGAGATGAACACCGCGCTCGACGCGTCCGTCGCGGCGGTCGCGTCCCCGGACGCCGCCATCGAGGACGCGGACATCGTCATCACTGCGACGAACGCCTCGGAACCGGTGTTCGACGGCGACCACCTCGAACCCGGGACGCACGTCACCGCGATGGGGCAGTACAACCCGGAGAAGCGCGAGCTCGACGCGACGACCATCGAGCGCTCCATTTACGTTCCCGACCTCCGCGCCCGCGCCACGACGGACGCCGGCTCGTTCCTGCACGCGCTCGACGAGGGCGTCGTCACCGAAGACCACATCCACGCCGAACTCGGGGACGTGCTCGTCGGCGAAGCGGCGGGACGGACGAGCGACGACGACATCACGGTGTTCGACTCCGGCGGCACCGGCATCGAGACGGCCGCCGCTGCCTACCTGCTGTACGAGCGCGCCGAAGAAGCGGGTCGCGGCACCACTATCGATATCTCGCCCGCGAGCGAGGCGCTGACGGGCGAGTAG
- a CDS encoding DUF3054 domain-containing protein → MFEFDRRAVRRFTAGDVVAILAFVTVGEYQHSPFLFRPSQAADLAVQLAGAAVPFLVGWLVGAWAFGAYADGVSDSWLRLGGATVGGWLVADVLGQLLRRTAFFPGDASPVFFAVAAVFGAIFLLAWRTVATTTSLHKL, encoded by the coding sequence ATGTTCGAGTTCGATAGGCGGGCGGTTCGACGGTTCACCGCGGGCGACGTCGTCGCGATTCTCGCGTTCGTCACGGTGGGCGAGTACCAGCACAGTCCGTTCTTGTTCCGGCCGTCGCAGGCGGCCGACCTCGCGGTGCAGCTCGCTGGTGCGGCGGTGCCGTTCCTCGTGGGATGGCTGGTGGGGGCGTGGGCGTTCGGCGCGTACGCCGACGGCGTGAGCGACTCCTGGCTCCGCCTCGGCGGCGCGACGGTCGGCGGGTGGCTGGTCGCGGACGTTCTGGGGCAGCTACTGCGGCGTACCGCGTTCTTCCCGGGCGACGCGTCACCGGTGTTCTTCGCCGTCGCAGCGGTGTTCGGGGCGATATTCTTGCTGGCGTGGCGGACGGTCGCGACGACCACCTCGCTCCATAAGTTATGA
- a CDS encoding class I SAM-dependent methyltransferase has product MHDVPYFDAFAPVYDFVMPATERAPLAAGLGNAQRDVERVLDLGGGTGRAARALEGGATVLDASRGMLERAADAGLPVVQGDVGGLPIQSASADAAVIVDALHHFPDVPAALDEAARVLRPGGVLVVREFDPSTVRGRLLEAAEHAIRFESTFYTPDALRGLLADAGFAPQVVERGFAYTVAGVREQRSE; this is encoded by the coding sequence ATGCACGACGTCCCGTACTTCGACGCGTTCGCGCCCGTCTACGATTTCGTGATGCCGGCGACGGAGCGCGCGCCGCTCGCGGCTGGCCTCGGGAACGCGCAGCGGGACGTGGAGCGCGTGCTCGACCTCGGCGGCGGGACGGGACGGGCGGCCCGCGCGCTCGAGGGGGGCGCGACCGTGCTGGACGCTTCGCGGGGGATGCTCGAACGCGCCGCGGACGCCGGCCTGCCAGTGGTGCAGGGCGACGTGGGTGGGCTTCCGATCCAGTCGGCGTCCGCGGACGCCGCGGTCATCGTGGACGCGCTCCACCACTTCCCGGACGTTCCCGCGGCCCTGGACGAGGCCGCGCGCGTCCTCCGGCCGGGCGGCGTGCTCGTCGTGCGGGAGTTCGACCCGTCGACAGTTCGGGGGCGCCTGCTCGAAGCCGCCGAGCACGCGATCCGGTTCGAATCGACGTTCTACACGCCGGACGCCCTGCGAGGGCTGCTGGCGGACGCGGGGTTCGCGCCGCAGGTCGTCGAGCGCGGGTTCGCGTACACGGTCGCGGGCGTTCGAGAGCAGAGAAGCGAATAG
- a CDS encoding GNAT family N-acetyltransferase, translated as MEFDVLGWPDDDPTVRLDWTRFAYAGKFVMSNTGKALARDDGDIVGAVSFNADRTDDAVGWLRYVTVREDYRGEGVGPRLCAHATDRLHERYDTVKIAVNNPFAYHALHKAGFGWTGDTTGLAELVLAHPAPADADYETGLGRYRERDLSEAEAAFVAEKLDAGAPAAREPPA; from the coding sequence ATGGAGTTCGACGTGCTCGGCTGGCCCGACGACGACCCGACCGTGCGCCTCGACTGGACGCGCTTCGCGTACGCGGGGAAGTTCGTGATGTCGAACACGGGGAAAGCGCTCGCGCGCGACGACGGCGACATCGTAGGCGCGGTGTCGTTCAACGCCGACCGCACCGACGACGCGGTGGGCTGGCTGCGATACGTCACCGTCCGCGAGGACTACCGCGGGGAGGGCGTCGGCCCGCGGCTCTGCGCGCACGCCACCGACCGCCTCCACGAACGCTACGACACCGTGAAAATCGCCGTCAACAACCCGTTCGCGTATCACGCGCTCCACAAGGCCGGATTCGGGTGGACGGGCGACACCACGGGTCTCGCGGAACTCGTGCTCGCCCACCCCGCGCCCGCGGACGCCGACTACGAGACCGGCCTCGGCCGGTACCGCGAACGCGACCTGTCTGAGGCGGAAGCAGCGTTCGTCGCGGAGAAACTCGACGCCGGCGCGCCCGCAGCCCGGGAACCGCCAGCCTGA
- the fen gene encoding flap endonuclease-1 has protein sequence MGLSDLRQLAVIEEVAFSDLDGDAVAVDAHNWLYKYLTTTVKWTSDSVYTTSEGTEVANLLGVVKGLPKFFENDLTPVFVWDGGVTELKDDEIAERREQREKYEEQLEEAREEGDAVAVARLESRTQRLTDTIHETTRELLDILGVPQVEAPAEGEAQAAYMARVDDAIDYAGSDDYDTVLFGAPYTLRQLTSKGDPELMDFQATLDEHDITWEQLVDIAILCGTDFNDGISGYGPKTALKSVKQHGDLWGVLDADDEYVEHADRIRALFLDPDVTDDYALDLAVDPDVSAARDYVCGEWGIPASEVETAFDRIEESMVQTGLDQWT, from the coding sequence ATGGGACTCTCGGACCTCCGGCAGCTCGCCGTCATCGAGGAGGTCGCGTTCAGCGACCTCGACGGGGACGCGGTCGCCGTGGACGCGCACAACTGGCTCTACAAGTACCTCACGACGACCGTGAAGTGGACGAGCGACTCCGTCTACACCACGAGCGAGGGCACTGAGGTCGCGAACCTCCTCGGCGTCGTGAAGGGCCTCCCGAAGTTCTTCGAGAACGACCTCACGCCCGTGTTCGTCTGGGACGGCGGCGTCACCGAACTCAAGGACGACGAAATCGCGGAGCGCCGCGAGCAACGCGAGAAGTACGAGGAACAACTCGAAGAGGCGCGCGAGGAGGGGGACGCGGTCGCGGTCGCCCGACTGGAGTCGCGGACGCAGCGCCTCACCGACACCATCCACGAGACGACGCGCGAGCTCCTCGACATCCTCGGCGTGCCGCAGGTCGAAGCGCCCGCGGAGGGCGAGGCGCAGGCCGCGTACATGGCGCGCGTGGACGACGCCATCGACTACGCGGGGAGCGACGACTACGACACGGTGCTGTTCGGCGCGCCGTACACGCTCCGCCAGCTCACCTCGAAGGGCGACCCCGAACTCATGGACTTCCAGGCGACGCTGGACGAACACGACATCACGTGGGAGCAGCTCGTGGACATCGCCATCCTCTGCGGCACGGACTTCAACGACGGCATCAGCGGCTACGGCCCGAAAACCGCGCTGAAATCGGTGAAACAGCACGGCGACCTCTGGGGCGTCCTCGACGCCGACGACGAGTACGTCGAGCACGCAGACCGCATCCGCGCGCTCTTCCTCGACCCGGACGTGACCGACGACTACGCGCTCGACCTCGCGGTCGACCCGGACGTGAGCGCCGCGCGCGACTACGTCTGCGGAGAGTGGGGGATACCCGCGAGCGAGGTCGAAACCGCGTTCGACCGCATCGAGGAGTCGATGGTGCAGACCGGCCTCGACCAGTGGACGTAG
- a CDS encoding BolA family protein: MDLSEIENLIESNIEDADAEVSRTRGPHDDDHLGAVVVSPAFEGLSLVDQHQLVYDALEGKMTTDIHALELKTYTPEEYDG, translated from the coding sequence ATGGACCTCTCCGAAATCGAGAACCTCATCGAGTCGAACATCGAGGACGCGGACGCCGAGGTGTCGCGCACGCGCGGCCCGCACGACGACGACCACCTCGGCGCGGTCGTGGTGTCGCCCGCGTTCGAGGGGCTCTCCTTGGTCGACCAGCACCAGCTCGTGTACGACGCGCTGGAGGGGAAGATGACCACGGACATCCATGCGCTCGAACTGAAGACGTACACGCCCGAGGAGTACGACGGATAG